The proteins below come from a single Erinaceus europaeus chromosome 20, mEriEur2.1, whole genome shotgun sequence genomic window:
- the ENDOD1 gene encoding endonuclease domain-containing 1 protein: MGGCGALLLGAVLAAWAARAGRGADDGGFGACGGCFYSGTPPSLRAPDGLRLCQRSEGAPRLATLYSPGLRAPLYSALRAPAPPAPPGPRPAPRWLLHPKVDDPDSELEDGLEESQAVAMVPGLGTRQALSADYLGSEYERGQLWPLSLGSADGPDTWALTNAVPMRPWLRRRWHANLLGLLERALRPQCQPEDRLFLLAGAVPSGDTLQGRVALPAFLWLAACCAAPGGGWAMGFVQQPREDAVIEDLMLRDLEALLPSRPQLFQSHCAESEQDTERMKSILEVVNQLQAEDRAAQAQPGPPPSEAEEAAPQPPREAEEAPEEAAPPRKPLGPLGVLVKLLRLLWGLALGVLRATLQLLDFLCWQALGCVRGCLCRLGAFLLAIGGELLAVPWQALRVLGGVGRALLRMLCCLLKAVCRLLALPLRVLLDVAAFPLHTLGAVPLVCRDIALGLGGTLGLLLDAALGTAGGLCQLLFGVCRRFCFRAAAATTAADGSGEF, from the exons ATGGGCGGCTGCGGGGCGCTGCTGCTGGGCGCCGTGCTGGCCGCGTGGGCGGCGCGGGCCGGGCGGGGTGCGGACGACGGCGGCTTCGGGGCCTGCGGCGGCTGCTTCTACTCGGGGACCCCGCCCTCGCTGCGCGCCCCCGACGGCCTGCGCCTGTGCCAGCGCTCGGAGGGCGCCCCGCGCCTCGCCACCCTCTACAGCCCGGGCCTGCGCGCGCCCCTCTACTCCGCCCTGCGCGcgcccgcgccccccgcgccccccggcCCGCGCCCCGCGCCGCGCTGGCTGCTGCACCCCAAG gtggatgaCCCCGACAGTGAGCTGGAGGATGGGCTGGAGGAGTCGCAGGCAGTCGCCATGGTGCCCGGGCTGGGGACCCGGCAGGCGCTGAGCGCCGACTACCTGGGCTCCGAGTACGAGCGAGGACAGCTGTGGCCGCTGTCGCTGGGCAGTGCTGATGGCCCGGACACCTGGGCGCTCACCAACGCCGTGCCCATGCGGCCGTGGCTGCGGCGACGCTGGCACGCCAACCTGCTCGGCCTGCTGGAGCGTGCCCTGCGCCCACAGTGCCAGCCCGAAGACCGGCTGTTCCTGCTGGCGGGCGCTGTGCCCTCCGGGGACACCCTGCAAGGCAGGGTGGCCCTGCCCGCCTTCCTGTGGCTGGCGGCCTGCTGTGCGGCCCCCGGGGGCGGCTGGGCCATGGGCTTCGTGCAGCAGCCGCGCGAGGACGCTGTCATCGAGGACCTGATGCTTCGGGACCTGGAGGCGCTGCTGCCCTCGCGGCCCCAGCTGTTCCAGAGCCACTGCGCAGAGAGCGAGCAGGACACAGAGCGCATGAAGAGCATCCTGGAGGTGGTGAACCAGCTGCAAGCCGAGGACCGCGCCGCCCAGGCCCAGCCCGGGCCCCCACCCTCCGAGGCCGAGGAGGCCGCCCCGCAGCCCCCCCGGGAAGCCGAGGAAGCCCCCGAGGAGGCCGCCCCGCCCCGAAAGCCCCTGGGCCCGCTGGGTGTGCTGGTGAAGCTGCTGCGGCTGCTGTGGGGCCTGGCGCTGGGCGTGCTGCGGGCGACGCTGCAGCTGCTGGACTTCCTGTGCTGGCAGGCTCTGGGCTGCGTGCGGGGCTGCCTGTGCCGCCTGGGCGCCTTCCTGCTGGCCATCGGCGGGGAGCTGCTGGCCGTGCCCTGGCAGGCCCTGCGCGTGCTGGGCGGGGTGGGCCGGGCGCTGCTGCGCATGCTGTGCTGCCTGCTCAAGGCTGTGTGCCGGCTGCTGGCGCTGCCCCTGCGTGTGCTGCTGGACGTGGCCGCCTTCCCCCTGCACACGCTGGGCGCCGTCCCGCTGGTGTGCCGCGACATCGCGCTGGGCCTGGGCGGCACCCTGGGGCTGCTCCTGGACGCGGCCTTAGGCACCGCGGGCGGCCTCTGCCAGCTGCTCTTCGGCGTCTGCAGGCGCTTCTGCTTCCGGGCAGCCGCCGCCACCACCGCCGCTGACGGCTCCGGAGAGTTCTAG